One window of Erwinia aphidicola genomic DNA carries:
- a CDS encoding ABC transporter permease: MTHSLPDAESVQPRVVKTRRNITLMVGLSLVGLLIFAALFAPLLAPFDPNAQEMAVRLMPPSASHWLGTDGFGRDLLSRVIYGARPTLLLVALILVLTIPVGMLIGISAGYLGGWSERVLMRITDIFLSLPNLVIALALVAMMGPGLMNGALALALTSWPPFARQARAETLALRRSDYLAAARMQGINGLRLMFGHILPLCLPTAVVRAALSLGGIILSAAGLGFLGMGIQPPTAEWGSMVAEGSKVIFDQWWVAAVPGGAILFASLAFNLTGDGLRDRLDTRNGN; this comes from the coding sequence ATGACGCACTCTCTTCCCGATGCTGAAAGCGTCCAGCCGCGCGTAGTGAAAACGCGGCGCAATATTACGCTCATGGTCGGCCTGAGCCTGGTTGGCCTGCTGATCTTCGCCGCGCTGTTTGCTCCGCTGCTGGCACCGTTCGACCCGAACGCGCAGGAGATGGCGGTGCGCCTGATGCCGCCTTCCGCCAGCCACTGGCTCGGCACCGATGGCTTTGGCCGCGACCTGCTGTCGCGCGTGATCTACGGTGCGCGCCCGACCCTGCTGCTGGTCGCGCTCATCCTGGTGCTGACTATTCCGGTGGGGATGCTGATCGGCATCAGCGCTGGCTATCTTGGTGGCTGGAGCGAACGCGTGCTGATGCGCATTACCGATATCTTCCTTTCGTTGCCGAATCTGGTGATTGCGCTGGCGCTGGTGGCGATGATGGGCCCCGGCCTGATGAACGGTGCGCTGGCGCTGGCGCTGACCAGCTGGCCGCCGTTCGCCCGCCAGGCGCGTGCCGAAACCCTGGCCCTGCGCCGCAGTGATTATCTGGCCGCCGCACGGATGCAGGGCATCAACGGCCTGCGCCTGATGTTCGGCCATATCCTGCCGCTCTGCCTGCCCACTGCCGTGGTGCGCGCCGCGCTTAGCCTCGGCGGCATTATCCTTTCGGCTGCCGGACTGGGCTTCCTCGGCATGGGCATTCAGCCGCCTACCGCCGAATGGGGTTCGATGGTGGCCGAAGGCAGCAAGGTGATTTTTGACCAGTGGTGGGTCGCCGCCGTTCCCGGTGGCGCCATCCTGTTTGCCAGCCTGGCTTTTAATCTGACAGGCGACGGCCTGCGTGACCGACTGGATACCCGAAATGGCAACTGA
- a CDS encoding I78 family peptidase inhibitor has product MKFYGKVAVIAALVALSGCQSAGHKSADAGAPVDPEMDRCGASQYQQYVGKPLSAIESLRFENAVRAIPYNSAVTMDFNLNRINFMGDKNGTISRVYCG; this is encoded by the coding sequence GTGAAATTTTATGGAAAAGTTGCCGTGATAGCAGCGCTGGTTGCGCTGTCGGGATGCCAGTCCGCTGGGCATAAAAGCGCAGACGCAGGTGCGCCTGTAGACCCGGAGATGGATCGCTGTGGTGCATCGCAGTATCAGCAGTATGTCGGTAAACCGCTGTCGGCCATTGAGTCGCTGCGTTTTGAAAATGCGGTGCGCGCCATTCCGTATAACTCAGCGGTGACGATGGACTTTAACCTGAACCGTATCAATTTTATGGGCGATAAAAACGGGACTATCAGCCGCGTTTACTGCGGTTAA
- a CDS encoding ABC transporter ATP-binding protein translates to MIELSQLSVSHKQGYELRTVVHDVSLSVTPGECFGLVGPSGCGKSSLLWVLAGLNPHWRGEMQLAGHHAQPGKAFSGQLRRDVQMVFQDPYASLHPRHRLRRTLAEPLKLLKSDNIDDRIDQGFRHVGLDPAMADRYPHQLSGGQRQRVAIVRALLLQPKILLLDEPTSALDMSVQAEILNLLNQLKQQDNLTMVLVSHDPDVIDHMCDRAVHMDQGRIVG, encoded by the coding sequence ATGATTGAATTATCCCAGCTGAGCGTGTCCCATAAGCAGGGCTACGAACTGCGCACCGTGGTGCATGATGTTTCGCTCTCGGTCACGCCGGGTGAGTGTTTTGGTCTGGTTGGCCCTTCCGGCTGCGGCAAGTCGTCGCTGCTGTGGGTGCTGGCCGGGCTGAATCCGCACTGGCGCGGTGAGATGCAGCTGGCCGGGCATCACGCCCAGCCTGGCAAAGCCTTCAGCGGACAGCTGCGCCGCGACGTGCAGATGGTGTTTCAGGATCCCTATGCCTCGCTGCATCCCCGGCACCGCCTGCGCCGCACGCTGGCAGAGCCGTTGAAACTGCTGAAAAGCGATAATATTGACGATCGTATCGATCAGGGGTTCCGCCACGTCGGGCTGGATCCGGCGATGGCCGATCGTTATCCGCATCAGCTCTCCGGCGGCCAGCGCCAGCGCGTAGCGATTGTACGCGCGCTGCTGCTGCAGCCGAAGATCCTGCTGCTGGATGAGCCGACATCGGCGCTGGATATGTCGGTGCAGGCGGAGATCCTCAATCTGCTTAATCAGCTCAAGCAGCAGGATAACCTGACGATGGTGCTGGTCAGCCACGATCCGGATGTTATCGACCACATGTGCGATCGCGCAGTGCATATGGATCAGGGCCGTATTGTCGGCTGA
- a CDS encoding ABC transporter ATP-binding protein: MATDSSAQIVAESLKISAASGAELVKNISFTLGRERVALVGESGSGKSLTARALMGLLAPSLQLQARTLSIAGENGLTLNERRWSQLRGSSLGMVMQDPKYALNPMRTIGWQVAEPLRLHGRFSRAEIKEKVCEMLAAVGLPQPAEQMKRYPHQLSGGMGQRVMLAIALIAEPQFLIADEPTSALDHAMRDQVLALIRNLVEQRNMGLLLISHDLQQVSEHCERVMVMYQGEILDTLPAAELPHATHPYTRTLWSCRPNKSTHGKPLPVLDRAALAQGRSHD; this comes from the coding sequence ATGGCAACTGATTCTTCTGCGCAAATCGTGGCTGAAAGCCTGAAAATTAGCGCGGCCAGCGGTGCTGAGCTGGTGAAAAACATCAGCTTTACGCTGGGGCGCGAACGCGTGGCGCTGGTCGGCGAATCCGGCTCCGGCAAATCCCTCACCGCCCGCGCGCTGATGGGGCTGCTGGCCCCTTCCCTGCAATTGCAGGCGCGCACGCTCAGCATCGCCGGCGAAAATGGCCTGACGCTAAATGAGCGCCGCTGGAGCCAGCTGCGCGGCAGCAGCCTCGGCATGGTGATGCAGGACCCCAAATACGCCCTCAACCCGATGCGCACCATTGGCTGGCAGGTGGCGGAACCGCTCAGGCTGCATGGCCGTTTTTCCCGCGCTGAGATCAAAGAGAAAGTGTGTGAAATGCTGGCCGCCGTGGGGCTGCCGCAGCCTGCCGAGCAGATGAAGCGCTATCCGCATCAGCTTTCCGGCGGCATGGGCCAGCGCGTGATGCTGGCGATCGCGCTGATCGCCGAGCCGCAGTTTCTGATTGCTGATGAACCGACCTCCGCGCTCGATCACGCGATGCGCGATCAGGTGCTGGCGCTGATCCGCAATCTGGTCGAGCAGCGCAATATGGGCCTGCTGCTGATCAGCCACGATCTGCAGCAGGTCTCGGAGCACTGCGAGCGGGTGATGGTGATGTATCAGGGTGAGATCCTCGATACGCTGCCCGCTGCAGAGCTGCCGCACGCCACGCATCCCTACACCCGCACGCTGTGGTCCTGCCGCCCGAATAAGTCAACGCACGGCAAACCGCTGCCGGTACTGGATCGCGCCGCGCTGGCGCAGGGGCGTTCCCATGATTGA
- a CDS encoding biofilm development regulator YmgB/AriR family protein, with product MSHQLHGAGRAITDYFNSPSFHAPKESELLEVIMMELMQSGKSPSNKAIIANVIARLEREADESVLQGYRNLLAKILEGHE from the coding sequence ATGAGTCATCAGCTACACGGCGCCGGGCGCGCCATCACTGACTACTTCAACAGCCCATCGTTTCATGCGCCAAAAGAGAGTGAGTTGCTGGAAGTGATCATGATGGAACTGATGCAGTCCGGAAAATCGCCCAGTAATAAAGCCATCATAGCGAATGTGATTGCGCGCCTGGAGAGGGAAGCCGACGAGTCCGTTTTGCAGGGTTACCGCAACCTGCTGGCAAAAATACTGGAAGGCCATGAGTAG
- a CDS encoding CPBP family intramembrane glutamic endopeptidase, with amino-acid sequence MTSSTDRVTHTLLCAGVFILWYAITLLVAHFPNLQALKSRGLLMPVLCLLEFAVLVPVYRWYNRHYHDIPHGRLQPRQVLLFAVLLLALIASQSLYMQQESWTASQLSQGNLSMLWFTLAVVLLAPVFEEILFRGFILQGFLLWAPRQRLACALLTSIIFAAMHTQYAHLQTVIALIALSLLLCAARLVSSGLKLPIFLHMLNNLLGVAPWIWATLGR; translated from the coding sequence ATGACATCATCGACCGACAGAGTCACTCACACCCTGCTGTGTGCCGGGGTGTTTATTCTCTGGTATGCGATTACTTTGCTGGTCGCTCACTTCCCCAATCTGCAGGCGCTGAAAAGCCGCGGGCTACTGATGCCGGTGCTGTGCCTGTTGGAGTTTGCCGTATTGGTGCCGGTTTATCGCTGGTATAACCGCCATTACCATGACATCCCGCACGGCAGACTTCAGCCGCGGCAAGTGCTGCTGTTCGCCGTGCTGCTGCTGGCTCTTATTGCCAGCCAGTCGCTGTATATGCAGCAGGAGAGCTGGACCGCCAGCCAGTTAAGCCAGGGTAATCTGAGCATGCTGTGGTTCACCCTGGCGGTGGTTTTACTGGCCCCGGTGTTTGAGGAGATCCTGTTTCGCGGTTTTATTCTGCAGGGCTTCCTGCTGTGGGCTCCGCGCCAGCGCCTGGCCTGCGCCCTGCTGACGTCCATTATCTTTGCGGCGATGCATACCCAGTACGCCCATCTGCAAACGGTGATTGCCTTGATTGCGCTATCCCTGCTGCTGTGCGCCGCCCGCCTGGTCTCCTCTGGCCTGAAGCTGCCGATTTTCCTGCATATGCTGAATAACCTGCTCGGCGTCGCGCCCTGGATTTGGGCCACGCTCGGTCGTTAG
- a CDS encoding protein disulfide oxidoreductase, with translation MSNWHSKLINKFKKFSLFILLPVLMLILLIRLIDVLRAPELPADFAQQLLHTVDGRDLTPGELSEKKPLLVWFWSTGCSACHDTVPMMMWLNGKRTNVLTVASRSGNDISIVRYLNGHHLTLPVVNDSSGVLATHWQVSSTPTLILVAKGQVVSTTSGWTSSAGIWLRLWWVRKWHY, from the coding sequence ATGAGTAACTGGCACAGCAAATTGATCAATAAATTTAAGAAGTTCAGCCTGTTTATACTGCTGCCGGTACTGATGTTGATCCTGCTCATCCGCCTGATTGATGTTTTACGGGCGCCCGAGCTACCAGCGGATTTTGCTCAGCAGCTGCTGCACACCGTTGACGGCCGCGACCTGACGCCTGGCGAGCTAAGCGAGAAGAAACCTCTGCTGGTGTGGTTCTGGAGCACCGGCTGCAGCGCCTGTCATGACACCGTCCCGATGATGATGTGGCTAAACGGCAAACGCACCAATGTGCTGACCGTCGCCAGCCGCTCCGGCAATGACATCAGCATCGTGCGCTATCTCAATGGGCATCATCTGACGCTGCCGGTGGTGAACGACAGCAGCGGCGTGCTGGCAACGCACTGGCAGGTCAGCAGTACGCCTACCCTGATCCTCGTGGCGAAAGGCCAGGTGGTAAGCACCACCAGCGGCTGGACCAGCTCGGCGGGCATCTGGCTGCGCTTATGGTGGGTAAGGAAGTGGCACTACTGA
- a CDS encoding ABC transporter permease, protein MASSVSQAGPSARLLLRRSGGVLSALLSLVVTLLGLLVFTFALSHLSPVDPVLQIAGDHASESTYAQVRASLGLDQPLPVQFWHYLEHLLRGDLGVSSITNQPVASDLLRTFPATIELATCAMIFGAVFGILLALLAAWKPGSLLDNIARMISLLGYSVPVFWLGLLGLLLFYAVLHWSAGPGRLDDIWIYTLEPKTGLVLIDSWLSGDPEMFRNAIAHLWLPVVVLGLLSMATITRLLRAALLEESSKEYVTLARAKGAGRTRILLLHIFPNVRGTLITVLALSYATLLEGSVLTETVFAWPGVGRYMTTALFASDTPAILGSTLLIGGCFIAINALADALTYLTDPRTR, encoded by the coding sequence ATGGCGTCATCAGTCTCACAAGCCGGGCCTTCCGCCCGGCTGTTGTTGCGCCGCAGCGGCGGGGTGCTCAGCGCCCTGCTCTCGCTGGTGGTTACCCTGCTTGGGCTACTGGTGTTTACCTTTGCCCTGTCTCATCTTTCGCCGGTTGACCCGGTGCTGCAGATCGCTGGCGACCACGCCAGCGAGTCAACCTACGCCCAGGTGCGCGCCAGTCTCGGCCTGGATCAGCCGCTGCCGGTCCAGTTCTGGCACTATCTGGAACATCTGCTGCGCGGCGATCTCGGCGTTTCCAGCATTACCAATCAGCCGGTTGCCAGCGATCTGCTGCGCACCTTCCCCGCCACCATTGAGCTGGCGACCTGTGCGATGATTTTTGGTGCCGTGTTTGGCATCCTGCTGGCACTGCTGGCGGCGTGGAAACCGGGCAGCCTGCTGGACAATATTGCCCGCATGATCTCGCTGCTCGGCTATTCGGTGCCGGTGTTCTGGCTCGGCCTGCTCGGGCTGCTGCTGTTTTACGCCGTGCTGCACTGGTCAGCCGGGCCGGGGCGGCTGGACGATATCTGGATCTACACCCTCGAACCGAAAACCGGGCTGGTACTGATTGATAGCTGGCTCTCCGGCGACCCGGAAATGTTCCGCAATGCGATTGCGCATCTGTGGCTGCCGGTGGTGGTGCTTGGCCTGCTGTCGATGGCGACCATTACCCGCCTGTTGCGCGCCGCGCTGCTGGAAGAGAGCAGCAAAGAGTATGTGACGCTGGCGCGCGCTAAAGGGGCCGGACGCACGCGCATTCTGCTGCTGCATATCTTCCCTAACGTGCGCGGCACGCTGATCACCGTGCTGGCCCTCTCCTATGCCACGCTGCTGGAAGGGTCGGTGCTGACCGAAACCGTGTTTGCCTGGCCGGGCGTAGGGCGCTATATGACCACGGCGCTGTTCGCTTCGGATACCCCGGCTATCCTCGGCTCCACCCTGCTGATTGGCGGCTGTTTTATTGCCATCAATGCGCTGGCGGATGCACTCACTTACCTGACCGACCCGAGAACCCGATGA
- a CDS encoding ABC transporter substrate-binding protein produces the protein MKFAVPSVIALALAASFAAAAATPKDTLVIAQSIDDASSFDPADGFELTSVQAFTNLYQRLVQSDPQNPTDLKPTLATSWTPGKDNRSMTFTLREGAKFASGNPLRPEDVIFSLSRVIKLNLDPSFILSQLGWTKDNVDAQLKKIDDNHVQLSWSADVSPTYVLSLLAAPVSSIVDEKTVMANEQKGDFGNKWLATHSAGSGPYQIRKVIPHEVVLFSANPTSPAGAPKLKNVLIKNVPEPAARRLLLEQGDADIARNLGADQMAALKDKAGVKTLAVPMASLYYIQFNIDANPVLKNPALWEASRYLFDYKGIANDLLKGQFSVHQSFLPQGFLGALNDNPFTYDPEKAKAILKKAGLSNVSFKLSTSNQPPYLDIAQALQASFAKGGIKVDVQPGISSEVATRVKAHQYEATLNAWGADYFDPNTNAAAFAYNPEDGSKTLAWRSNWHIPELSKQTLAATAETDKAKRVELYQNMQREVQQHSPYVIGMQAKNLVALRDNLKGYVQGINPDMVYYSQVTK, from the coding sequence ATGAAATTTGCAGTTCCCTCTGTTATCGCTCTGGCCCTGGCGGCGTCCTTCGCCGCAGCGGCCGCGACCCCCAAAGACACGCTGGTTATTGCGCAGTCTATTGATGATGCCAGCAGCTTCGACCCGGCTGACGGCTTCGAACTCACCTCAGTACAGGCATTTACTAACCTCTATCAGCGCCTGGTGCAGTCCGACCCGCAAAATCCGACCGACCTGAAACCCACGCTGGCCACCAGCTGGACGCCGGGTAAAGATAACCGCAGCATGACCTTTACCCTGCGTGAAGGCGCTAAGTTCGCCTCCGGCAACCCACTGCGCCCGGAAGATGTAATCTTCTCGCTGTCGCGCGTGATCAAACTGAACCTCGACCCGTCATTTATTCTGTCGCAGCTCGGCTGGACCAAAGATAACGTCGACGCTCAGCTGAAGAAAATTGATGATAACCACGTCCAGCTGAGCTGGAGCGCCGACGTCAGCCCGACCTACGTGCTAAGCCTGCTGGCCGCGCCGGTCTCCTCCATCGTGGATGAAAAAACCGTGATGGCCAACGAACAAAAAGGCGATTTCGGCAACAAATGGCTGGCCACGCATTCGGCGGGCAGCGGTCCGTATCAGATCCGTAAAGTCATCCCGCATGAAGTGGTGCTGTTCAGCGCCAACCCGACCTCGCCAGCCGGTGCGCCTAAACTTAAAAACGTGCTGATCAAGAACGTGCCGGAGCCGGCTGCACGCCGCCTGCTGCTGGAACAGGGCGACGCGGATATTGCCCGTAACCTCGGCGCCGATCAGATGGCCGCGCTGAAAGACAAAGCAGGCGTGAAAACCCTTGCGGTACCGATGGCCTCGCTCTATTACATTCAGTTTAATATCGATGCCAACCCGGTTCTGAAAAACCCGGCGCTGTGGGAAGCTTCGCGCTATCTGTTCGATTACAAGGGCATTGCCAACGACCTGCTGAAAGGCCAGTTCTCGGTGCATCAGTCCTTCCTGCCGCAAGGCTTCCTCGGCGCGCTGAACGACAACCCGTTTACCTATGACCCGGAGAAGGCCAAAGCCATTCTGAAGAAAGCCGGCCTGAGCAACGTCAGCTTCAAGCTGTCGACCAGCAACCAGCCGCCGTACCTGGATATCGCTCAGGCACTGCAGGCCAGCTTCGCGAAGGGCGGCATCAAAGTGGACGTGCAGCCAGGCATCAGTTCAGAAGTCGCCACGCGGGTAAAAGCGCATCAGTATGAAGCCACGCTGAACGCCTGGGGCGCCGACTACTTCGATCCAAACACCAACGCTGCCGCCTTTGCCTATAACCCGGAAGACGGCAGCAAAACCCTGGCCTGGCGCTCTAACTGGCACATTCCTGAGCTGAGCAAGCAGACGCTGGCTGCCACCGCGGAAACCGATAAGGCGAAACGCGTTGAGCTGTACCAGAACATGCAGCGTGAAGTGCAGCAGCACTCACCGTATGTCATCGGCATGCAGGCAAAGAATCTGGTGGCGCTGCGCGATAACCTGAAAGGGTACGTGCAGGGTATTAACCCGGATATGGTTTATTACAGCCAGGTCACCAAGTAA